In Acidimicrobiales bacterium, the genomic window CCTCGCGGACGTCCACCGAGATGACGCCCGTGGCGTCGCCCAGGCAGCGGCGGCACTCGCCGCGCCAGGGCGCCGAGACGGTCCCGGTCGCCACGACCCCGCCGGGGACCGAGTCGAGCATCACGTCCACGGTGACCTCGGCGTCGACCGGGACGGAGCTGGCGGTGACCTCCAATCCGCCCAGCGGTGCGCTGCGGACCTCGCGCCGGCGCTCGCCGGGGACGCGCCGGAGCCCGCCCACGTTCACGACGAACGGACGG contains:
- a CDS encoding DUF177 domain-containing protein: MAGRPFVVNVGGLRRVPGERRREVRSAPLGGLEVTASSVPVDAEVTVDVMLDSVPGGVVATGTVSAPWRGECRRCLGDATGVISVDVREVFEDDWDPEQTYQLRGDQLDLEPLARDTVLLELPLAPLCREDCAGICPTCGADRNVAPCGCAGAATDPRWAALDALGDR